A window of the Flavobacterium sangjuense genome harbors these coding sequences:
- a CDS encoding B12-binding domain-containing radical SAM protein yields the protein MKDLLLITPPFTQLNTPYPATAYLKGFLNTKSITAFQMDLGIEVILELFSKEGLTALFAHSTINNQDPNLARIYSLRQDYINTIDSVIAFLQGKNQTLARQICAGNFLPEASRFEQLDDMEWAFGSMGMQDKAKHLATLYLEDLSDFIKEAVDENFGFSRYAERLGRSANSFDEMYSHLQNELTYIDTISLQILEERLKQVQPKLVLISVPFPGNLYSAFRCAQFIKKLFPEIKTAMGGGFPNTELRDLKDKRVFEFFDFITLDDGELPVELLHHNVCHAEPVEALYKRTFLLENNEVIYKNNSTQPDYKQSEVGTPDYSDLLLDDYISVIEIANPMHSLWSDGRWNKLTMAHGCYWGKCTFCDISLDYIKLYEPIAAKTLVDRMEEIIAQTGETGFHFVDEAAPPVLMREVALEILRRKLTVSWWTNIRFEKSFTADLCLLFKASGCIAVSGGLEVASDRLLELIQKGVTVEQVAQVTRNFTEAGIMVHAYLMYGYPTQTVQETVDSLEMVRQMFELGILQSGFWHQFAMTAHSPVGMFPEEFGVIPEMNEISFANNDIQFKDKTGINHDKFSFGLKKSLFNFMHGICFDYELQDWFDFKIPHTSIPSDYIVSCLERDDHFATKPSAKIIWIGGTPLTEIFTKSKKGNSWEMMKLTFHDKRETVEISLEKDKADWFIHTLKSLTISNQKTTTFSQLKTNFENQFEDFELFWYSKPLNTLREFGLLVI from the coding sequence ATGAAAGACCTTCTTTTAATCACGCCACCGTTTACACAGCTCAACACGCCTTATCCGGCAACGGCCTATTTAAAAGGTTTTTTAAACACCAAAAGCATTACTGCTTTTCAAATGGATTTGGGCATCGAAGTGATTTTAGAACTCTTTTCAAAAGAAGGATTAACAGCATTATTTGCACATTCAACAATCAACAACCAAGATCCAAACTTAGCGCGAATCTATTCCTTACGCCAGGACTACATCAACACTATCGATTCAGTCATTGCTTTTCTACAAGGAAAAAATCAAACGCTGGCGCGACAAATCTGTGCCGGAAATTTTCTTCCCGAAGCTTCGCGTTTTGAGCAGTTAGACGATATGGAATGGGCATTTGGCTCGATGGGAATGCAGGACAAAGCCAAACATTTGGCCACGCTTTATCTCGAAGATTTATCCGATTTTATAAAAGAAGCGGTTGATGAAAACTTTGGCTTTAGCCGTTATGCCGAGCGATTGGGCAGAAGCGCCAATTCGTTTGACGAAATGTACAGTCATCTGCAAAACGAACTAACCTATATAGATACAATTTCATTGCAAATTTTGGAAGAAAGACTCAAGCAAGTCCAGCCCAAATTGGTATTGATTTCGGTTCCGTTTCCGGGAAATTTATACAGTGCTTTTCGTTGCGCGCAATTCATAAAAAAACTATTTCCAGAAATTAAAACAGCCATGGGCGGTGGTTTTCCAAATACGGAACTCCGCGATTTAAAAGACAAACGCGTTTTTGAATTCTTTGATTTTATTACGCTTGACGATGGAGAATTACCTGTAGAATTGCTTCACCACAATGTTTGTCACGCTGAGCCTGTCGAAGCGCTTTATAAAAGAACATTTCTCCTCGAAAACAACGAAGTAATCTATAAAAACAATTCAACCCAACCCGATTATAAACAAAGCGAAGTTGGTACGCCGGATTATTCGGATTTGCTTTTAGACGACTATATTTCGGTTATCGAAATCGCCAATCCGATGCACAGTTTGTGGAGCGATGGCCGTTGGAACAAACTGACGATGGCGCATGGCTGCTATTGGGGAAAATGTACGTTTTGTGATATTTCTTTGGATTATATAAAACTCTACGAACCGATAGCCGCCAAAACATTGGTCGACCGAATGGAGGAAATCATTGCCCAAACGGGAGAAACCGGTTTCCATTTTGTTGATGAAGCAGCGCCGCCGGTATTGATGCGCGAAGTGGCATTGGAAATACTTCGCCGGAAATTAACCGTTTCCTGGTGGACGAATATTCGTTTTGAGAAAAGCTTTACTGCCGATTTGTGTCTGTTGTTCAAAGCTTCGGGCTGCATTGCTGTTTCGGGCGGATTGGAAGTTGCTTCAGACAGATTATTGGAACTAATCCAAAAAGGAGTAACGGTAGAACAAGTGGCGCAAGTCACCCGCAATTTCACCGAAGCCGGAATCATGGTGCATGCCTATCTGATGTATGGTTATCCAACACAAACCGTTCAGGAAACTGTTGATAGTTTGGAAATGGTGCGCCAAATGTTTGAGCTGGGAATTCTGCAGTCGGGTTTTTGGCATCAGTTTGCCATGACAGCGCACAGTCCGGTTGGAATGTTTCCTGAGGAATTTGGAGTAATTCCCGAAATGAATGAAATTAGTTTTGCCAACAATGATATACAGTTTAAAGACAAAACCGGAATCAATCACGATAAATTTAGCTTTGGACTAAAGAAATCCTTGTTCAATTTTATGCACGGAATTTGTTTTGATTACGAACTTCAGGATTGGTTTGATTTCAAAATTCCGCATACAAGCATTCCGTCTGATTATATTGTTTCCTGTTTGGAAAGAGATGATCATTTTGCAACAAAACCTTCAGCAAAAATCATTTGGATAGGAGGAACCCCACTAACGGAGATTTTTACAAAATCCAAAAAAGGCAACTCTTGGGAAATGATGAAATTGACTTTTCACGATAAAAGAGAAACGGTTGAAATATCTTTAGAAAAGGACAAAGCGGATTGGTTTATACATACCCTGAAATCGCTTACTATTTCAAATCAGAAAACTACCACTTTTTCGCAACTCAAAACCAATTTTGAAAATCAGTTTGAAGATTTTGAATTATTTTGGTATTCAAAACCCTTGAATACACTGAGAGAATTTGGTTTGCTGGTAATTTAA
- a CDS encoding ATP-binding protein, with translation MKVKKTFPKILWLIFSSSIFFILLYFALFYYTKKAEKQVYTTTIEQFNNEVTKLLEVNSKPILVAIKNDTNWDEFINFITTKDTNWYNETIGTELEIYEADYLGVYDADMNFIIRTPTPKIKTIDFIPKKEMELLKKVGINKFYLKIPEGIAEVTGAAIHASNDPTKKKTPTSGFFFVVRLMDKKYIKNLEELTSSSIIFTDKNVALPIENHKISALYTLRDSNNQFVGKLLFKRNFEVYFENALTILFVIIVAFVINLIVNLIYTRKLVYYPLDLVRRALESGNRRAIKELKNTTGEFSYIGNLFEENSNQKIELIKAKIKAEESDRLKSSFLANLSHEIRTPMNAINGFTELLLNTEISEAEKLEYLNVIEKSGRNLVGIIDDLIEMSKIDSNQLTPNLTVVNLESCINELYETVKVTIKNKDIDFKLIQPKTPAKFNIITDDIKLKQVIINLLTNALKFTERGSVTFGFEIDEENELINFTVKDTGLGIDEDNHKNIFDRFKRVDSDISIKVGGLGLGLAISKAYIDLLGGTITLDSKVGEGSTFYFSIPLKYSIVEHITVKQINDVEIQKSEGETILIAEDDNINFLLFQKMMQNKNYKIIRAINGQEAVDICLNNPNIDLVLMDIKMPIMTGFEAMEQIRPIRPNLPIIAQTAYSSSEDKIKIEEAGFNGYLTKPLSRENLFEMINKYLDKENYDEI, from the coding sequence ATGAAGGTCAAAAAGACATTTCCAAAAATACTTTGGTTAATATTTTCCTCAAGTATATTTTTTATACTACTATATTTTGCCTTATTCTATTACACTAAAAAGGCCGAAAAACAAGTTTATACCACTACTATTGAACAGTTCAACAACGAGGTTACGAAGTTGCTTGAAGTTAACTCCAAACCCATACTTGTTGCGATTAAGAATGATACCAACTGGGATGAATTTATAAACTTTATTACGACAAAAGATACCAATTGGTATAACGAAACCATTGGTACTGAGTTAGAAATTTATGAAGCGGATTATTTGGGCGTTTATGATGCCGACATGAATTTTATCATAAGAACGCCAACGCCTAAAATAAAAACCATTGACTTTATTCCGAAGAAGGAAATGGAATTGCTAAAAAAAGTTGGGATAAATAAATTCTACCTCAAAATTCCCGAAGGAATTGCAGAAGTTACCGGCGCAGCCATTCATGCATCAAACGATCCGACAAAAAAGAAGACACCAACATCAGGATTCTTTTTTGTCGTTCGGTTAATGGATAAAAAATACATTAAGAATCTGGAAGAATTGACAAGTTCTTCCATAATATTTACTGACAAGAATGTTGCTTTGCCAATTGAAAATCATAAAATTTCTGCTTTGTATACCTTAAGAGATTCAAATAATCAATTTGTTGGGAAGCTTTTATTTAAAAGAAATTTTGAGGTGTATTTTGAAAATGCCCTTACTATATTATTTGTCATTATCGTGGCATTTGTTATAAATCTTATCGTTAATTTAATCTATACCCGAAAGCTGGTTTATTATCCACTCGATTTGGTTCGAAGAGCGTTAGAATCGGGAAACAGAAGAGCGATTAAAGAATTGAAGAATACGACTGGTGAGTTTAGTTATATTGGAAATTTATTCGAAGAAAACAGCAATCAAAAAATTGAGCTAATCAAAGCAAAGATAAAAGCTGAAGAAAGCGACCGGTTGAAATCATCCTTTTTGGCCAATTTATCGCATGAGATACGAACTCCGATGAACGCGATAAATGGTTTTACCGAATTGCTTCTTAACACTGAAATTAGCGAAGCTGAAAAGCTGGAATATTTGAATGTCATTGAAAAGAGTGGAAGGAATTTGGTTGGTATTATTGACGATTTGATTGAAATGTCAAAAATTGATTCGAATCAGCTTACGCCGAATTTAACTGTAGTCAATCTGGAATCCTGCATTAATGAACTTTATGAAACCGTTAAAGTTACGATTAAGAATAAAGACATTGATTTTAAGTTAATCCAGCCCAAAACGCCTGCGAAGTTCAATATTATAACTGATGATATTAAACTGAAACAGGTTATCATTAATTTGCTGACCAATGCGCTTAAGTTTACGGAAAGAGGTTCGGTTACTTTTGGTTTTGAAATTGATGAAGAAAATGAACTAATCAATTTCACTGTAAAAGACACCGGATTAGGAATTGATGAAGATAATCACAAAAATATCTTTGACCGATTCAAGCGTGTGGATAGCGACATTTCGATTAAAGTTGGTGGTTTAGGATTGGGATTAGCTATTTCAAAAGCCTACATCGATTTACTTGGAGGAACAATTACGTTAGATTCAAAAGTGGGCGAAGGTTCGACATTTTATTTTTCAATTCCGTTGAAATATTCAATAGTCGAGCATATCACGGTAAAACAAATCAATGATGTTGAAATTCAAAAATCAGAAGGAGAAACCATTTTGATAGCCGAAGATGACAACATCAATTTCTTGTTGTTTCAGAAGATGATGCAGAACAAGAATTACAAAATCATAAGAGCGATAAATGGTCAGGAAGCGGTTGATATCTGTCTCAATAATCCAAATATCGATTTGGTTTTGATGGATATTAAAATGCCAATCATGACGGGTTTTGAAGCGATGGAACAAATCAGACCGATACGTCCAAATCTACCAATAATAGCGCAAACAGCGTATTCGTCTTCAGAGGATAAGATAAAAATTGAAGAAGCAGGATTTAATGGTTACCTGACAAAACCATTGAGCAGGGAGAATTTATTTGAAATGATAAATAAGTATTTAGACAAAGAAAACTATGATGAAATATAA
- a CDS encoding TorF family putative porin — translation MMKYKLLILHLIVTSASVFAQETQPATDTLSVEKEKKLSLTLDVVSRYLWRGQCWGGDYVAVQPTIEYAVTPKLTLGFWATTNFKSDYFYPDGVTSYKGYQEIDFYVTYQLNDFLQLQVWDYYWPSVEKVEGINNGFFNYGKDGVKTVDAMLYFDFSEGYKYPFNATISTLIAGNDFRYDNNGENPKQNFTTYLELGYTFTLFEKSTYKAIQGITLDPVIGAVLNNKAAYYSYADYDKVSLCNLGIKATKEIDLGKGITMPLSLNYVHNGATQNTEAFGKNFVVAGISFSY, via the coding sequence ATGATGAAATATAAGCTGCTGATTCTTCATCTTATCGTTACTTCTGCTTCAGTATTTGCGCAGGAAACACAGCCTGCAACAGATACACTGAGTGTTGAGAAAGAGAAAAAATTATCATTAACTCTTGATGTTGTCAGCCGTTATCTTTGGCGCGGACAATGTTGGGGCGGTGACTATGTTGCGGTTCAACCGACAATAGAATATGCTGTTACGCCAAAATTAACTTTGGGTTTTTGGGCAACAACCAATTTCAAAAGTGATTATTTTTATCCTGATGGCGTGACATCTTATAAAGGTTATCAGGAAATTGATTTTTATGTGACCTATCAGCTTAATGACTTTTTACAGTTGCAGGTTTGGGATTATTATTGGCCATCGGTAGAAAAAGTGGAAGGCATTAATAACGGCTTCTTCAACTATGGAAAAGATGGCGTAAAAACCGTTGACGCGATGTTGTATTTTGATTTTTCAGAAGGATACAAATACCCGTTTAATGCCACGATAAGTACACTTATTGCCGGAAATGATTTCCGTTATGACAACAATGGTGAAAATCCAAAGCAGAACTTTACAACCTATCTTGAATTGGGTTATACCTTTACGCTGTTTGAAAAATCAACTTATAAAGCCATACAGGGAATAACACTTGATCCTGTTATTGGGGCGGTTTTGAATAACAAAGCAGCTTATTACAGTTATGCCGATTATGACAAGGTTTCGCTTTGTAATTTGGGAATAAAAGCTACCAAAGAAATTGATTTAGGAAAAGGAATCACAATGCCATTGTCTTTGAATTATGTTCACAATGGCGCAACGCAAAACACGGAAGCCTTTGGTAAAAATTTTGTTGTAGCCGGAATCAGTTTTAGCTATTAA
- the rimO gene encoding 30S ribosomal protein S12 methylthiotransferase RimO: protein MRTKSLKKNKINVITLGCSKNTYDSEVLMGQLKASGKDVVHEQEGNIVVINTCGFINNAKEESVNTILEYVDKKENGIVDKVFVTGCLSERYRPDLEKEIPNVDQYFGTTDLPLLLKALGADYKHELLGERLTTTPKNYAYLKIAEGCDRPCSFCAIPIMRGKHVSQSIEKLVKEAEGLAKNGVKELILIAQDLTYYGLDLYKKRNLAELLENLVKVEGIEWIRLHYAFPTGFPMDVLDLMKREPKICNYIDIPLQHISDNILKSMRRGTTKEKTTKLLKDFRAAVPGMTIRTTLIVGYPGETQEDFEIMRDWVQEMKFERLGCFTYSHEENTHAYLLEDDVPEEVKQARAAEIMDLQSQISWDLNQEKVGQTFKCIIDRKEGQYFIGRTEFDSPDVDNEVLIDASKFYVKTGDFVNVKIIDATEFDLYGEPA from the coding sequence ATGAGAACTAAGTCATTAAAGAAAAACAAAATCAACGTTATTACACTTGGATGTTCCAAAAACACTTACGACAGTGAGGTTTTGATGGGCCAACTGAAAGCAAGCGGCAAAGATGTGGTGCACGAGCAGGAGGGAAATATTGTAGTAATCAATACTTGCGGCTTTATCAATAATGCCAAAGAAGAATCGGTTAATACTATCCTGGAGTACGTTGATAAAAAAGAAAATGGCATCGTAGACAAGGTTTTCGTTACCGGATGTTTGTCTGAAAGATATCGTCCCGACTTAGAAAAAGAAATTCCAAATGTTGACCAATATTTTGGAACAACCGATTTACCGCTCTTGTTAAAAGCACTTGGCGCCGATTATAAACACGAGTTATTGGGTGAACGTTTGACTACGACTCCAAAAAACTACGCTTACCTCAAAATTGCCGAAGGTTGCGACAGACCATGCAGCTTTTGCGCGATTCCGATTATGCGTGGAAAACACGTTTCGCAATCTATCGAGAAGTTGGTAAAAGAAGCCGAAGGTTTAGCTAAAAATGGCGTAAAAGAATTGATTCTTATCGCTCAGGATTTGACATATTACGGTTTGGATTTATACAAAAAAAGAAACCTTGCCGAGTTGTTAGAAAACTTAGTAAAAGTAGAAGGCATCGAATGGATTCGTTTGCATTACGCTTTTCCAACAGGTTTCCCAATGGATGTTTTGGATTTGATGAAACGCGAACCAAAAATCTGTAATTATATCGATATTCCGTTACAACATATTTCAGATAATATCTTGAAATCGATGCGTCGCGGAACGACTAAAGAAAAAACAACCAAATTATTAAAAGATTTCCGTGCAGCAGTTCCGGGAATGACAATTAGAACAACTTTGATTGTTGGTTATCCTGGAGAAACGCAGGAAGATTTTGAAATCATGCGTGACTGGGTTCAGGAAATGAAGTTTGAAAGATTAGGTTGTTTTACCTATTCTCACGAAGAAAACACCCATGCTTATTTATTGGAAGACGATGTTCCCGAAGAAGTAAAACAAGCGCGTGCTGCAGAAATAATGGATTTACAATCGCAAATTTCCTGGGATTTAAATCAGGAAAAAGTAGGACAAACTTTCAAATGCATTATCGATAGAAAAGAAGGCCAATATTTCATCGGAAGAACTGAATTTGACAGTCCGGATGTAGATAATGAAGTGCTGATTGACGCTTCAAAATTCTACGTAAAAACGGGCGATTTTGTCAATGTAAAGATTATTGATGCTACCGAATTCGACCTTTATGGCGAACCGGCTTAA
- a CDS encoding OmpP1/FadL family transporter, with the protein MKKNITIIIAVLTFSALRAQETTPEDALRYAVENLTGSARYRGMGGAFGAVGGDLSALNQNPAGSLFFNNNFATVTGSIYNAKNSSLYYGTRTKDNDGSLDLNQAGVVFVFNDSSGKSNWKKIAIAFNYENANNFNNSIFSAGINPYNSIGNYFTNQANANGGIPLELLTIQPDETFYELYDYLGTLPDSSYPNVNGFQAQQAFLGYSTYLFDSNSPNTYSSNVPAANYSQQNYYTSTGYNGKIIGNFATQYKDVLFLGLNINAHFTDYVKTTSLIEQNDGLAANGVSYIRFDNQLHTYGAGFSFNLGAIVKIVPQFRVGLAYESPTWYRLTDELAQYVESDYSTNSVSSTYVADPDIINVYAPYKIQTPSKWTGSMAYLFGKKGILSVDVSTKDYSTTRFKPKNEYPYVGLNQFLKNNLDNAVEVRVGGEYKIKQFSLRGGYHFDQSPYKVDQPFGDLTGYSAGVGYSFGENKIDLAYSYEHRNMNQSLVSSGMNDPARISRYNNNIVISYSINF; encoded by the coding sequence ATGAAAAAAAATATTACTATCATCATTGCCGTATTAACTTTTTCAGCATTAAGAGCCCAAGAAACAACGCCAGAAGATGCTCTTCGTTATGCAGTTGAAAACTTAACAGGTTCTGCAAGATATAGAGGAATGGGCGGTGCTTTTGGAGCAGTTGGAGGCGACTTATCTGCACTCAATCAAAATCCGGCAGGGTCACTTTTTTTTAACAATAACTTCGCTACTGTAACCGGAAGTATTTATAACGCCAAAAACAGTTCACTATATTATGGCACAAGAACAAAAGACAATGACGGTTCTTTGGATTTAAATCAGGCAGGAGTTGTTTTTGTATTTAATGACTCTAGTGGTAAATCCAATTGGAAAAAAATTGCTATAGCTTTCAATTATGAAAACGCAAACAACTTTAACAACAGTATTTTTTCTGCCGGAATTAACCCTTACAATTCTATTGGGAATTATTTCACAAATCAGGCAAATGCCAATGGTGGAATTCCTTTAGAGCTATTGACAATACAACCCGATGAGACTTTTTATGAGTTATATGATTATTTAGGAACATTACCTGATTCGAGCTATCCTAATGTAAACGGTTTTCAGGCTCAACAGGCATTTTTAGGATATTCAACTTATTTATTTGATTCTAATTCACCTAACACCTACAGCAGTAATGTGCCAGCCGCTAATTATTCGCAACAAAATTATTACACTTCAACAGGATACAACGGCAAGATCATTGGAAACTTTGCTACTCAATACAAAGATGTTTTGTTTTTAGGGCTGAATATTAATGCTCATTTTACAGATTATGTGAAAACAACATCTCTAATTGAGCAAAATGACGGCCTGGCTGCCAACGGAGTGTCTTATATCCGTTTTGATAACCAGCTTCACACCTATGGCGCAGGTTTTTCATTTAATCTTGGTGCAATAGTTAAAATAGTTCCGCAATTCCGAGTAGGTTTGGCTTATGAATCTCCAACGTGGTACCGATTAACAGATGAGTTAGCACAATATGTTGAATCTGATTACAGCACTAACTCTGTTTCAAGTACCTATGTCGCTGATCCTGATATTATCAATGTTTATGCACCTTACAAAATACAAACTCCTTCAAAATGGACTGGAAGCATGGCTTATCTTTTTGGTAAAAAAGGAATATTGAGTGTAGATGTTTCTACAAAAGATTATAGCACTACCCGATTCAAACCAAAAAATGAATACCCATATGTTGGCCTAAATCAATTCCTGAAAAATAATTTAGATAATGCTGTTGAAGTCAGAGTTGGTGGCGAATACAAAATCAAACAATTCTCTTTGCGAGGCGGTTATCATTTTGACCAAAGTCCTTATAAAGTAGATCAACCTTTTGGAGATTTAACCGGTTACTCAGCTGGTGTAGGTTATAGTTTTGGTGAAAACAAAATAGACTTAGCTTATTCTTATGAACACAGAAATATGAATCAGTCATTAGTTTCTTCCGGTATGAATGACCCGGCAAGAATAAGTAGATACAATAACAACATCGTTATTAGTTACTCTATTAACTTCTAA
- the proS gene encoding proline--tRNA ligase, producing the protein MSKDLTKRAEDYSKWYNELVVKADLAENSGVRGCMVIKPYGYAIWEKMQAELDRMFKETGHSNAYFPLFVPKSMFEAEEKNAEGFAKECAIVTHYRLKNDPDKPGKLMVDPNAKLEEELIVRPTSEAIIWSTYKNWVQSYRDLPLLINQWANVVRWEMRTRLFLRTAEFLWQEGHTAHATKVEAIEESEKMMHVYADFVENFMAIPVIKGLKTETERFAGAEETYCIEALMQDGKALQAGTSHFLGQNFAKAFDVKFANQEGRQEHVWGTSWGVSTRLMGALVMTHSDDNGLVLPPNLAPIQVVIVPIFKTDEEFEAISAVANDLVAQFKKLRISVKFDNRTTQKPGFKFAEWELKGVPVRIAVGPKDLENGTFEIARRDTLSKEVKPKEGIVTYISDLLEQIQSDLFNRALEYRNTHVTEVNTFEEFKDVLENKTGFIAAHWDGTPETEEKIKDLTKATIRCIPLNRVEEEGKCIFSGAKSTGRVLFAKAY; encoded by the coding sequence ATGAGCAAGGACTTAACAAAAAGAGCAGAAGATTATTCAAAGTGGTATAACGAACTAGTTGTCAAGGCAGATTTGGCCGAAAACTCTGGTGTTCGCGGTTGTATGGTTATCAAACCATATGGCTATGCTATTTGGGAAAAAATGCAGGCTGAATTAGACAGAATGTTTAAAGAAACAGGACATAGTAATGCTTATTTTCCTCTTTTTGTGCCCAAAAGTATGTTTGAAGCTGAAGAAAAGAATGCAGAAGGATTTGCTAAAGAATGTGCTATTGTTACTCATTACAGATTAAAAAACGATCCTGATAAACCGGGAAAATTAATGGTTGACCCAAATGCTAAATTGGAAGAAGAGCTTATTGTTCGCCCAACTAGTGAGGCAATTATTTGGTCAACATATAAAAACTGGGTGCAATCCTATAGAGATTTACCATTATTGATTAATCAATGGGCCAATGTGGTTCGTTGGGAAATGAGAACCAGATTGTTTCTTAGAACTGCTGAGTTTTTGTGGCAGGAAGGTCACACCGCACATGCTACTAAGGTAGAAGCTATTGAAGAATCTGAAAAAATGATGCATGTTTATGCAGATTTCGTTGAGAACTTTATGGCTATTCCGGTAATCAAAGGGTTGAAAACTGAAACTGAACGTTTTGCCGGTGCAGAAGAAACCTATTGCATCGAAGCTTTAATGCAGGATGGAAAAGCATTGCAGGCAGGAACCTCACATTTTCTTGGACAAAATTTCGCCAAAGCTTTTGATGTTAAATTTGCTAATCAGGAAGGAAGACAAGAGCATGTTTGGGGAACATCATGGGGTGTTTCAACTCGTTTGATGGGCGCATTAGTAATGACGCATTCTGATGACAATGGTTTGGTTTTGCCACCGAATTTGGCTCCAATTCAAGTGGTAATTGTTCCGATTTTTAAAACAGATGAAGAGTTTGAAGCTATTTCAGCAGTTGCTAATGATTTAGTTGCTCAATTCAAAAAATTAAGAATCTCCGTTAAGTTTGATAACAGAACTACTCAAAAACCTGGATTCAAATTTGCCGAATGGGAACTAAAAGGTGTTCCTGTCCGAATAGCTGTTGGACCAAAAGATTTAGAAAATGGAACTTTTGAAATCGCAAGAAGAGATACATTATCTAAAGAAGTCAAGCCAAAAGAAGGAATAGTAACTTATATTTCAGATTTACTGGAACAAATACAAAGTGATTTATTTAATCGTGCTTTGGAATATAGAAATACGCATGTGACAGAAGTAAATACTTTTGAAGAATTCAAAGATGTTTTAGAAAATAAAACAGGCTTTATCGCTGCGCATTGGGATGGAACTCCGGAAACGGAGGAAAAAATTAAGGATTTGACTAAGGCAACCATCCGTTGTATACCATTAAATAGAGTAGAAGAAGAAGGAAAATGTATTTTTTCCGGAGCTAAATCTACTGGTAGAGTGCTGTTTGCAAAGGCTTATTAA
- the rpsT gene encoding 30S ribosomal protein S20: MANHKSALKRIRSNEKKRVLNRYQHKTTRNAIKALRLATDKKDASAKLSAVVSMIDKLAKKNIIHDNKAANLKSKLTKHVSKL, encoded by the coding sequence ATGGCAAATCACAAGTCAGCTTTAAAAAGAATTAGAAGTAACGAAAAGAAAAGAGTATTAAACAGATACCAACACAAAACTACTCGTAATGCTATTAAAGCATTAAGATTAGCTACAGATAAAAAAGATGCTTCTGCAAAATTATCTGCTGTTGTTTCTATGATAGACAAATTAGCTAAGAAAAATATCATTCATGATAACAAAGCAGCTAACTTGAAATCTAAGTTAACTAAACACGTTTCAAAACTATAA
- a CDS encoding response regulator, translating to MLDKILCVDDDPITLMLCRKVVERVEFAKEIITAKNGVEAIDYFDALFEERKVNDSIVYPKLVLLDLNMPVMDGWEFLETYMRKRYDNVFTSTRFIVLSSSIDPYDINRSKTYPVIGFLSKPITKEMLENLKTQFP from the coding sequence ATGTTAGATAAAATACTCTGTGTAGATGATGACCCAATTACGCTCATGCTTTGCAGAAAAGTGGTTGAGAGGGTTGAATTTGCCAAAGAAATAATTACGGCTAAAAATGGTGTAGAAGCAATTGATTACTTCGATGCGTTATTTGAAGAAAGAAAAGTCAACGATTCCATCGTGTACCCAAAGTTGGTGCTTTTAGATTTAAACATGCCCGTAATGGACGGCTGGGAGTTTTTGGAAACGTATATGCGTAAGCGTTATGATAATGTATTTACTTCAACCCGATTTATAGTTCTTTCATCTTCTATTGACCCTTATGACATCAATAGGTCTAAGACTTACCCTGTTATAGGCTTTTTATCAAAACCCATAACAAAAGAGATGTTAGAAAATTTAAAAACTCAATTTCCATAA